A genomic stretch from Megachile rotundata isolate GNS110a chromosome 1, iyMegRotu1, whole genome shotgun sequence includes:
- the LOC100876900 gene encoding arylalkylamine N-acetyltransferase-like 2 isoform X2 gives MCTFFVADEPMCKCLNRKELVDTYQHQWKEYLQHGLAIGAFTENPDGGKPVMAAVNVLKFCQIDDDMVFTESMPPSPKLMWDITIDLTKKAQVYEKYGVDRYIGAFGLSVHPEYRGVALGGHLLRTRVDIGREYKIPVTSTIFSSPIAQKLAERCGFETLVEQKYEDMVDEKGNPLFRGIKSESAKIMARRLY, from the exons ATAGAAAAGAGCTTGTAGATACTTATCAACACCAGTGGAAAGAGTACCTGCAACACGGTTTGGCCATCGGAGCGTTCACAGAGAATCCTGATGGCGGTAAACCAGTAATGGCAGCCGTTAACGTACTAAAATTTTGTCAGATAGACGACGACATGGTCTTTACGGAATCTATG CCTCCATCACCGAAACTTATGTGGGACATAACAATAGACTTGACCAAGAAAGCCCAAGTGTATGAGAAATACGGAGTAGATCGATACATCGGTGCTTTTGGACTTTCCGTGCACCCTGAGTATCGAGGGGTTGCGCTAGGCGGCCATCTTCTTCGTACCAG agTGGACATAGGTCGAGAATACAAGATTCCAGTGACGTCTACAATATTTTCATCACCGATCGCGCAGAAATTGGCTGAGCGATGCGGTTTCGAAACACTGGTAGAGCAAAAGTACGAAGACATGGTGGACGAGAAGGGAAATCCTCTGTTTCGTGGTATCAAATCGGAATCGGCAAAGATTATGGCGAGAAGACTATATTAA